Proteins encoded in a region of the Candidatus Eisenbacteria bacterium genome:
- the thrC gene encoding threonine synthase, with product MSTDRTSTTAQARTAWRGIVREFRDILPPIEESSVVTLLEGNTPLVPAPRLAARIAPGLELYLKLEGMNPTGSFKDRGMTVAVSRAVGRGARAVLCASTGNTSASAAAYAARAGLRCAVVIPEGQIALGKLAQAMVHGARVFAVRGNFDHALELVRELSREGSVAVVNSINPDRIEGQKTIAFEIVAALQGRVPDAHALPVGNAGNITAAWKGYVERARRDGGGVPRMLGFQAEGAAPIVRGERVAEPTTLATAIKIGNPASWEGAIRARDESKGSIHMVSDDEIVAAYRALADTEGVFVEPASAAGIAGLLKLGPTGALREVRLAVATLTGHGLKDPERAIEVSPKVERVDADPDALRRALLE from the coding sequence ATGAGCACGGACCGGACCTCCACGACGGCCCAGGCCCGCACCGCGTGGCGAGGCATCGTGCGCGAGTTCCGGGACATCCTGCCTCCCATCGAGGAGTCCTCCGTGGTCACGCTCCTCGAGGGGAACACGCCGCTCGTTCCGGCGCCGCGGCTCGCCGCGCGGATCGCGCCGGGACTCGAGCTCTACCTCAAGCTCGAGGGCATGAACCCCACCGGCTCCTTCAAGGATCGAGGCATGACCGTCGCGGTGTCGCGCGCGGTCGGCCGGGGCGCCCGCGCGGTCCTCTGCGCGTCCACGGGGAACACGTCCGCTTCGGCCGCCGCGTACGCGGCCCGCGCGGGGCTCCGGTGCGCCGTCGTGATCCCCGAGGGACAGATCGCGCTCGGGAAGCTCGCCCAGGCCATGGTGCACGGCGCCCGGGTGTTCGCGGTGCGCGGGAACTTCGATCACGCGCTCGAGCTCGTGCGCGAGCTGTCGCGCGAGGGCTCGGTCGCGGTGGTGAACTCGATCAACCCGGACCGGATCGAAGGACAGAAGACGATCGCCTTCGAGATCGTGGCGGCGCTCCAGGGCCGCGTCCCGGACGCGCACGCCCTTCCCGTCGGAAACGCGGGCAACATCACCGCGGCGTGGAAGGGGTACGTGGAGCGGGCCCGCCGCGACGGAGGCGGCGTGCCGCGCATGCTCGGATTCCAGGCCGAAGGGGCCGCTCCCATCGTGCGCGGCGAGCGCGTCGCCGAGCCCACGACGCTCGCGACCGCCATCAAGATCGGAAATCCGGCCTCGTGGGAAGGCGCGATTCGCGCGCGGGACGAGTCGAAGGGCTCGATCCACATGGTGAGCGACGACGAGATCGTCGCGGCGTACCGCGCTCTCGCGGACACCGAGGGGGTGTTCGTCGAGCCCGCGTCGGCGGCCGGCATCGCGGGCCTCCTCAAGCTCGGTCCGACCGGGGCGCTCCGCGAGGTGCGCCTCGCGGTCGCCACCCTCACGGGTCACGGGCTCAAGGACCCCGAACGGGCCATCGAGGTCTCCCCCA